The Nicotiana tabacum cultivar K326 chromosome 1, ASM71507v2, whole genome shotgun sequence genome segment tatgaactctgagacatagtcactgatggtccttTAGCAACtacaatgaaaaaagaggaaggagtggatgtgccaaagacaagggCTGACTGTACTGCTGAAGACCTAAAGAAGTGGGAGAAAaatgctaaggccaagaaatggcttgtgtgtggactaggtccagatgaGTATAGTAGGATCCAAAGTTGTACTACTGCTAATGAGAtatgggacactttgcaagtggctcatgaaggaacacttCAAGTGAAAAGAACCAGAGGAACACtgctgtattctcaatatgataattttactatgaaggaaggagaaactatccaCGATATGTACACTAGATTCactacactgacaaatgaacttaagtcgcTTGGAAGAATTATTCTTGAAGAAGGAAAGGTTGAGAAAATcctgacaagggttctgccagtctcatgggaaagcaaaatcactgccattTAGGAATCCTAGAATATTGCTACTCTCAGACTGGATGAACTGATTGTAAATCTTATTGTTTATGAACTGAGAAGtaaaaccatgaagatggatacaCCCAAGAAGGAGAGAAGCCTAGCTCTCAGAATTGctgaaggttcagatctggaagatgatgagataGCTATGATCACtagagatttcaaaaagtacctgatgagaggaaagggttcttcaagaggtacaaccttcaacaagtCAAGAGCTCCTGAGAAATAGACCAATGAGGGTTGCTATaagtgtggtaagactgatcacatgatcaagaacggTCCTCAATGGGAAATCGAGTGGAAAAAGAAAGGGCTGAACaaaggaacaggaagaaggaacaggttcaaccaaaaaggaacaaaggtTCAACCAAGACTATGATTGCTTCTTGGGGAGAAACTTCAGATGAAaactcagaagatgaagctgaagaAGAGCAAGCACTGATGGCCAGCgaagaatcagatgatgaacaagaggtaagtatccttcatctcaaagacaagattaaatttttgtctaaagaaaagtTGGCTGAGCTATTACtaaacttcattgatgagtctgagataattaacaatgagaaggaagttctgtctagggaatgtgtgatcctaaaaTCAAAATGCAAAAGtctagagtctagggctaatgagagtgataacacaaatgctgagttgaagaaccaggttcttgaacttgataacagtgtcctagaacttaggtctgaaaacttaaaactgaaactaggaacaggaaagaagaaagttgatcacacatatctcactctagaagaaaatttgggaaaaatgaaagatgaattGTATAAGAAAGATAAATTCATCAAAGTCCTAAAGGAAGATCTAGGAAAGGTgaaacatgaactagacagaacttgcaagtagaacaaggcttctgatgcactctcTTGGCTGCAAGAgcatcacagtagcaacaaaagaggacttggctatgggactcAAGCTCCAAAATGGGACCCTAAAAGTAAGTACCTCACTCTTCTTGAAGataaaatctgcacacactgtggtaagactggccattacaaaaatgaatgtaatgcaaaagaaaatgccagtcaaaagaacaaagtcattgttcaagagaaaaacaaACTTCCTGGGTGGGCAAGAAGGAATTTTATTCATcattttgcctatagaaagggacccaaactagtttgggttcctaagattaacccctgatttctttttgtaGGTCCAAGTGAAAGGGAGGAGCCAAATATGCTATATGGATattggctgctcaaaacatatgactgggaACAAGGACCAGTTCCTgtcacttgaggacttaaaaggaggtaatgtctcctttggtaatggtaagaaaggtgagatcattggggttggaaaggtaggaaAAGCAGATTCTCATTCCATAGAGAATGTCTAcctgatagatggcttgaaatatagcctaataagTGTGTCACAATTGTGTGACAGAGGTAATCTTGTAGCTTTTgcctctaccaaatgctttgtgattaaccttaccactgacaagattgttttgcagggaaaaagagttaacaatatctacattgtagatttgtctactctctcagaaaatgaactctcttgcttaagtgtgttggttaatgatcccctcctgtggcacaaaagacttggtcatgcaagtctaaatcagctaaacaaattagtctccaaaaACTTGGTGGTAGGGTTACCTAATATCAAGTTcatggaagacaaagtttgtgaggcatgtgcaagggggaagcaggtaagatcatccttcaaaagcaagaaaatggtaagtacaaccaagtcgttggaactggtccatatggatctatgtggtccaatgagaaccatgagTAGAGGTagaaagaaatatgtaatggtgcttgttgatgattattctagatttactTCGGTTCTATTTCTAACCTCCAAAGATGAATCATTTGACATGTTTATTgcatttgttagaaaaactcagaaacaattagaaatcaacttgcatccattaggtCTGCTCATGAAACTGAATTTGATAATTCCAAGTTTGCTAAATTctgtgatgaaaatggtatagatcataatttctctgTCCCTAAGACCCCTTAAcgaaatggagtagttgaaaggaagaatagaactcttgaCGACATGGCTAGAACCATGCTGCTTTCTAGTAAATTGCCCcacagcttctgggcagaggctgtaaacactgcatgttacataatcaatagatgcatgaccaGACCTCtggtagagaagactccctatgagttacttaaagggagaaaaccaaacatatccgatcttagggcatttggttgCAAGTTCTAtatgcacaataatggaaaagactccctaggtaagtttgatcccagaagtgatgagggagtattcttgggatatttttcacatagcaaagcatataaagtgtttaataaaaaaattctatgtgtagaagaaagtgtacatgtagtatttgatgaaactaacattctttctgagagagaggaacatgaagatgaagccacTGGATTGGTAAATGAATTGACTGAATCCCCAGCACAAGTCAAAGTGACATCAAAAGAAGGAACAAGTGATGGAACATATCCTTCAAatcagggcaacctgacagggggaactaatCAAGGAGAAATTGAATCAAACCCCCTAGAGGAACAagttcctcagcaacagaacatgtGAGAGACATCTagcagaaaccagttggttgtgaaacctcacaagtatcaaatttctcatcccattgagaacattattactgatccaacatctggagtcaaaactagatcacagcTAAAGAATCtctgtgcttttgatgctttcctatctcttattgaacctaaaaatgttgttgaggttttgcaggatgcagattgggtgaatgcagtgcaggatgaactcaaccaatttgaaagaagtcaagtttggcatctagttctgAGACCCAAGACAGATCAGTCattggtacaaaatgggtcttcagaaacaaacttgatgaagatggaacagttacaagaaacaaagcaagattggtggtaCAAGGAtacagccaagaggagggcatagactatgatgagacatttgctccagttgcaacactagaggcaatcagactcctcatagcctttgtaACACACAtagaattcactcttcatcagatggatgtcaaaagtgccttcttgaatggctacctaaaggaagaagtgtttgtgaaaCTACCTCCGGGGTTTGAGAGCAAGAAATgtctttatgggctcaagcaggcccCAAGAGCTTAGTATGAATGACTATCCAAATTCCTACTGGAGTAtggttacaaaagaggtaaaattgacagcaCCTTATTTTTAAGGGAAAAATGTAAAGATCTCCTTGTTGTGCaaatatatgtggatgacatcatattTGGGGCTACCACTGATAGGTTGAGTAAGGACTTTGAAAACTAATGGGAAGTGAGTTTTAAATGAGCAtaatgggtgagcttaacttctttttaagcttgcagatcaaacaaagtccaaatggaaccatgatccatcagcaaaaGTACACAAAAGAGctaatcaaaaagtttaaaatagaGGATTCtaaagaaatagacacacccattgtaactgccactaaattatatattgatgaacctggttcatcagttgatcaaaagttgtataggggtatgattagttcactcttgtatcttactgcAAGTAGACCTGGCATTGTTTTCaatgtagggctttgtgctcgttttcaggcaaatccaaaagaGTCCCATTTGACTGTTGTaaagaggatactgagatatctgaaaggcaccactgatttGTGTTTTTGGTATCCTAAAGATAGTAATTTTGatctagtaggatatgctgatgctgattatacAGGTTTCTTAGTAGACAGgaaaagcacctcaggtatgacacacttccttggttcatttcttgtgtcatgggctaccaaaaagcaaaattttgTGGCCCTATCTActactgaagctgagtatgttgttgttgcttcttgttgtgctcaattgctatggaATAAACACTAGCTGGTAGATTTTGGAATTAAAGTGGGATGTATTCCaatattctgtgataacactagtgctataagtatgataaagaaccctgttcatcataagaggactaagcatatagatgttagacaccacttcttaagagataactatgagaaaggattgatttCAATATAATTATGTGCTATTGATAAACAAATAGCTGACATtttcactaaagcactgagtagagaaaactttgagaggaacatgttggaattagggatgattaagatcacctaataggtccaGTTCAGCATgcacaatattaaaattaaaaaaatatttggttaGGAGTTCTAACTTTATGTAAATATCTAGATCAATTCTTACTCAGTTTCATACTTTAAGAGAGTTCAAGAGAGTTCTatataaagaacctggttcatcagtatgtgCTCATATGAAAagctcaggtatgttttctatactctgcacaattagaaagattattTTTCCAATCATGAGCAAAAGTCCTACATTCATCAAATTCCCAGAAATTCTATCTGTGGAGCATTGAACCAGTTTTGTTCCCTTAAAACTCTAAAAACCGAGATTTTTGCCTAAAATCTAGCGATGCCTAATAATCACTAAGAGACCGGAATTACACCTTGATTAGACTTCTAATTGACCTCTGAAAAAGTTGTCGTTACTGCATTTAATTCTAATCATCTTTAAATATACACCACACCTCTTCTTCATTAGTCCATAACCGTCAAAACTCTTCTCAAGTTCTGATCGCCCTTCTTATCtccaaaaattcccaaatttttctcAAGAAACAATCCACCATGACTAACCCCCAAGACAATCCTGGCACTCCCCCACTAGTATCCCCttgtaatacatcgtcatctacATCCCCTAGTGAAACCCCAAAACCTAGGTTTCATAGGCAGAAGATGCTAGCCAGAGGAAAGAAAGTCCTACTCAAGAATCTGACTCAAGCTCTGAGTCTGAAGCTTTTTTTGCCAGCGATGGTGAAGAACATGGGTCTTTTGACACTGACAAAATTCAAGAAACCCCTGGTGAGGTAAGTTCTTATGTGGTATTCTCTACTATggttcaaaatgtagaaaataggTTTGTCTTGGTTGGTCCTATCAAAGATGTAAAGGGGCCGAATCTAGTATAAGTGGAGGTAAAacgaaagaaaaagagagagagggagcAAGTGGTGATGAGAGGGGAAATGGGAAAAAAGAATTTATGGCTATCTGTGAAGGTGTTGAAGAAGGTGGCAACAAGTCAGAGGGAAGTGGTTTTGCGGAGCGGCTGAAGGGTTTGTGCATCTAAGCAAACAacaagatgaacctggttcatttgCTGAGGAAACACTGGCTGATCTTCTAAAGAGGGTTGGGGCTAGTTATGATCCAAAGAAGCATAAAGCTTCCACACAAAAGGCTCCAACTGCTTCCAAGccaacaaagaaaagcaaaatgtcATCCCCAAAACCTATTGTTCCTTCAGTACCTAAGGGAAGAGCCACTAGAAGCAGGGTCAAACAAAGTGAAGCTGAGTTACAGAAAGCTCTAGAAGAaagcaagaagaaaaagaaggagaagGGAAAAGCAAAGGTTGTAGAGAGTTAtgaggttgcagaagaagaagaagaggagatggaactggtccatcaagaaaGGGGAACAACTGTGGAAGTTCCTACATCCAAACCAAAAAGGGCCAaggcttcttccaagaagtcttcctaTGAACCTGTATCTGCTGAACCCTCTTTAGCCAAAAGAACCGGATCTGTAGTGAAAGGTAAGTAGGTAAATATtactgaggaagaagaagaatgcagtggagaagaagaagaagaggaatctaAAAAGGAACAAGATAGGTTTGCCATCTTTGGTAGAAGAAATTTTTTGAATGGAAAACTGTTGAGAGACCTGGATGAGCCAGTAATGAGAAGACTGATGGATGCCCTAGCTGCGTAgggttggaaggacatggtccttgaaATGGATGGGAGGCTGTCTAGGAAAGAATTGATTGAGTTTATGGCCAATGCCACAGTGAAGAATGGGGCAGTCACCAGTCTGGTGAAAGGAGTAAGGGTGCAGTTTGATGCACTCAAATTGGGTAAGATTCTAGACACACCTAGTGAGGGGTATGATGATTATACAAGGAAAAGGTGGCCATGTCTAGATTCTCTCCCTACTGCTCTTCAAATCACTAGGAATTTTTGTGATGCCGCAACTTCTGAAGATGTGCCTGAAGCCAGGTTTGTGCAGAAAAGTGAGATAAGGCCTGAGCACAAGGTCCTGTTTGAATTTGTTAACAAGTGTCTGCTTCCTAGACAGGAGAAGAGGCACGCTGCCAACTACATGGACCTGGTTCTTATGGAGTTCCTTGTGAGAGAAACGCAGATCAATTGGCCTGCCTTTATTGTCAAATTACTGGACAGGGTCAtaaatggctccaaggctcattCCACCCCATATGGGTTCATATTGACTACTGTTCTGGATAGGCTGAATGTGcctttgaagaaatgggagatgGCATCAAGCAAGGAACACTTTGGCGTCAAGACTCTTCTGGCTTGTGACTATCTAGTCAATGCCACCCCAGTTGAACCTGGATCATCTCTGAATACACTTGTGAACAGCAAGTTTAGGGTTTTGGTTCAAGAGTGTGGATctaaggatgctgaaattgctaggcTCCAGGCTCGTGTAGTTGAACTGGAAACTGAAACTGATGGCCTTAGAACTGagctagcaaaagaaaaggagaagagtgATGGGATGTTTCAGAATATGCTCAACCTTCTCCAAACCCAGCCCTctagttcctccaagccttaggatgtctagttgttgttttttttttgctcttgttttggaagtttttctttctttttgtggttTGTTGGGGGAAACATATCTTATCAATGACAATTGTTGTTTCTCTTGTTCTATGAAGATTCTGATCTTAATAGTTTGAATATGTTTGTTGATTATTGATGATTTCATCCATGTTTTCACTTGCACTGCCcaagtggccatgagtaattacTAAAATCTGGAATTCACGGTgtatgcaactttttgatgatgccaaaagggggaagagatattgtgttTTACTCTTTATTCtgaataatgtgatatttataacctaattaaacttggtccttgatgataagttaaAATTCTAAGTTAATGTGTTGATGGTCAAGCTGAGTTCCTATAGGTTCTTTGATTAgtaaaagcacagagtttgtcttCATAAAAaaaggggaatttgttggcccaagtttaggtgaagttttgaagaatggcAAATGAACttagtcatggaccaggtccatcatgTGGGGCACAATATTTATCAACCTAGACATTTGAgatacacgtgaaggagataagtctcagtgatcaagcagcaatatctcctgaactgatcgaaaaggttgcatattggatgaggagagaaagtctccttatgggaagatcagcaattgagtctcaatcaaactctgattactaactcattaaataacagtgattgttctcttttataggtgTTGCACATACACAGAAGTTATACTAAATTAAGAGCAAACGAGCAAGACAATTTTGCgagcaatttatgtgagatttaAGTGTGCacacctgaagctacttgaacgagatagaagaatcagttccattgtgtttattcttattctagttcaattgtagtaggtggtttaaagttgtaacttttcagctttcatagaagcatttgtaataggtactttgagtattcaagttataggctaacttgaaggtgtcgcaacagttgaggctgtgtgctacacaaggattagagttaatccttaggtttacaaagaggttttgtaaatgctgttttggctcagtgattttagtggatgcttgggaaaatcctactgagtagtgggtcgtggtttttttaccttttgagccaggtgttttccacgtaaaaatatttgtgttctttattttctgtacttttaattccgcaacagtagtagttagaacacctagaagaactgGTTCTTCTAGATAAAAAAATTGGGtacacacaaatcaccccccttcttgtgtggtattgaagtttagaacatcacctcccaaagctaaccaaaCCCTCGGAACCCAccccaagccctctaacacataagtcaacatccggttgacttttctaacttaaacttccttaaaggagactaagtgtctcaaaccttgccaaaaatcattccggattctatccaactaacccgataccacataacacggataaacaaagcataaagaagcagaaatggggaaataggagtggtaactcatgagacgactggccgggtcgtca includes the following:
- the LOC107812057 gene encoding uncharacterized protein LOC107812057; translated protein: MKKEEGVDVPKTRADCTAEDLKKWEKNAKAKKWLVCGLGPDEYSRIQSCTTANEIWDTLQVAHEGTLQEGETIHDMYTRFTTLTNELKSLGRIILEEGKVEKILTRVLPVSWESKITAI